The Mesorhizobium loti DNA segment CGGCGGTGTCGCGCGAATAGCCGAGATTGACCAGTGCCGAGACCGCGTCGGTGATCGGTGCGGCTGCCACGCCTTCACCAAGCTCCTGCTTCAGGCCGATGGTGCCGGAGGCAGTACCCGCATAGGCCGGCGCCTTGTTCTTCAATTCGGTAACGATGCGCTCGGCCACCTTTTTGCCGACGCCAGGGGCTCGGCTGACCATGGCGATGTCGCGCAGTGCAATCGCATTGGCGAGGTCGGCCGGCGCCAGCGTCGACAGGATGGCCAGCGCCACCTTGGCGCCGACACCCGGCACATTGTTCATCAGCAACCGAAACCACTCGCGCTCAAGCTGCGACTGGAAACCGTATAGCCGGATCATGTCCTCGCGCACATAGGTCTCGATGAACAGCACCACCGCTTCGCCAGGTGAAGGCAGCGCCGCCAGCGTGCGCGCCGAGCAATAGGCGACATAGCCGACGCCATGAATGTCGACGAGACAATGATCCTCGTCGATCTCGTCCAACGTGCCCTTGAGCTTGCCGATCATTTCCAACAGCCTCTCATGACGCAAGCGCCATCCGATAGGCCGCGCTCTGGCGGTGATGAGCGTGGCAAATCGCAATGGCCAGCGCGTCGGCGGCATGTTCGGTGTCGAAGGTCGCCTTGGGCAGCAGCACCTTCACCATCATGTGGATCTGCTTCTTGTCGCCATGGCCGACGCCGATGACAGCCTTCTTCACCGCATTGGGCGCATACTCGGCGACGACCAGGCCGGCCCGCGCCGGCACCAGCATGGCGATGCCGCGCGCCTGGCCGAGCTTCAGCGTCGCCACCGCATCCTTGTTGACGAAGGTCTGTTCGACGGCCGCCTCATGCGGCATTGCCGCATGCAGGACTTCGGCAAGCCCGTCATGCAATTGGCAGAGCCGCGTCGCCAGTGCCGCCTTGTCCTCGGAGCGCACGGTGCCGGACGCGACGAAGCGCAAGGAATTGCCGAGGCTCTCGACGATGCCCCAGCCGGTGCGCCTGAGCCCCGGATCGATACCAATGATGCGAATCGCGTCCCCCATCCGGTTACTTTACCTCCGGGGGACAGCGATGCCAGCGA contains these protein-coding regions:
- a CDS encoding Holliday junction resolvase; translated protein: MGDAIRIIGIDPGLRRTGWGIVESLGNSLRFVASGTVRSEDKAALATRLCQLHDGLAEVLHAAMPHEAAVEQTFVNKDAVATLKLGQARGIAMLVPARAGLVVAEYAPNAVKKAVIGVGHGDKKQIHMMVKVLLPKATFDTEHAADALAIAICHAHHRQSAAYRMALAS
- a CDS encoding Holliday junction DNA helicase RuvA, whose product is MIGKLKGTLDEIDEDHCLVDIHGVGYVAYCSARTLAALPSPGEAVVLFIETYVREDMIRLYGFQSQLEREWFRLLMNNVPGVGAKVALAILSTLAPADLANAIALRDIAMVSRAPGVGKKVAERIVTELKNKAPAYAGTASGTIGLKQELGEGVAAAPITDAVSALVNLGYSRDTAANAVAAALKTAGEDADASKLIRFGLKELAR